The following are encoded in a window of Candidatus Dormiibacterota bacterium genomic DNA:
- a CDS encoding CbiX/SirB N-terminal domain-containing protein yields the protein MRTTRRAALLVIGHGSRARAANALLRDVARRLRGRFPGRIVEACFLEVSRPDVPSGIEACVRKGATRILLVPYFLYSGGHVGRDLPLLAARARRDHAGVSVRIAPPLGGDERLVSVAADRARRGLRSSRWT from the coding sequence TTGAGAACGACACGGCGCGCGGCGCTCCTCGTGATCGGGCACGGCAGCCGGGCGCGGGCCGCCAACGCTCTGTTGCGCGACGTTGCCCGGCGTCTGCGCGGCCGGTTTCCCGGCCGCATCGTCGAGGCCTGCTTCCTCGAAGTCTCGCGTCCCGACGTGCCGTCCGGAATCGAGGCGTGCGTCCGGAAGGGGGCGACGCGAATCCTTCTGGTCCCCTACTTCCTCTATTCAGGAGGCCACGTAGGGCGCGACCTGCCGCTCCTGGCCGCGCGCGCCCGCAGGGATCACGCGGGTGTGAGCGTGAGGATCGCGCCCCCTCTCGGGGGGGACGAGCGACTCGTGTCGGTCGCGGCCGACCGGGCCCGGCGCGGGCTGCGCTCGTCCCGCTGGACCTGA
- a CDS encoding MqnA/MqnD/SBP family protein — translation MTQGVAKRVIRVGHSPDPDDAFMFYGLASGRVPTGDYTIEQVLLDIESLNRLALLGEIEVTAVSIHAYAHLADRYLLLPCGASMGDGYGPIVIAGRPMDLDELKTKTIAVPGRLTSAALALRLALGEVATEVLPFDAILEAVARGEKDAGLLIHEGQLTYGGTGLHKILDLGEWWSRDTGLPLPLGGNAIRRDLGARTIAEIGRLLKTSIEFGLAHRQEALTYALQFGRGIGRPLADRFVGMYVNDATLDYGPRGRRAIETFLRRAHESGAIPLPPSVEFALLGP, via the coding sequence ATGACCCAGGGCGTCGCGAAGCGTGTGATCCGCGTCGGGCACAGTCCGGACCCGGACGATGCCTTCATGTTCTACGGCCTGGCCTCCGGAAGGGTCCCGACCGGCGACTACACCATCGAGCAGGTCCTCCTCGACATCGAGTCCCTCAACCGGCTGGCCCTTTTGGGGGAGATCGAAGTCACCGCGGTCTCGATCCACGCCTACGCCCACCTCGCGGACCGCTACCTGCTCCTGCCGTGCGGCGCCAGCATGGGGGACGGCTACGGGCCGATCGTCATCGCCGGCCGGCCGATGGATCTCGACGAGCTGAAGACGAAGACGATCGCCGTGCCGGGACGGCTCACCTCGGCCGCGCTGGCGCTGCGTCTGGCCCTGGGGGAGGTGGCCACGGAGGTCCTGCCGTTCGACGCCATCCTCGAGGCGGTGGCGCGGGGTGAGAAGGACGCGGGGCTCCTGATCCACGAGGGACAGCTGACGTACGGCGGGACCGGCTTGCACAAGATCCTGGATCTGGGGGAGTGGTGGTCGCGCGACACCGGCCTGCCGCTTCCCCTCGGCGGGAACGCCATCCGCCGGGACCTGGGGGCTCGGACCATCGCGGAGATCGGCAGGCTCCTCAAGACCAGCATCGAGTTCGGCCTGGCGCACAGGCAGGAAGCGCTGACCTACGCCCTGCAGTTCGGCCGCGGAATCGGCCGTCCCCTGGCGGACCGCTTCGTCGGGATGTACGTCAACGACGCCACGCTCGACTACGGGCCGCGCGGACGACGCGCCATCGAGACGTTCCTGCGCCGGGCCCACGAATCGGGGGCCATCCCGCTCCCTCCGTCCGTCGAGTTCGCGCTCCTCGGCCCATGA
- a CDS encoding tetratricopeptide repeat protein, translated as MGGMEDPKETRKAFAALLSLPDDAIDLGHAALLIAREEYPDLDVGGYLARLDGMAEEIARRMRGREGATSLIAHLNRLLFEEMGFRGNREEYYDPRNSFLNDVLDRRIGIPITLSTVYIEVGRRIGGRLEGVAFPGHFMVRLIGRDAMPDVLIDPFNRGRILTEAECRALLLEMYGGRVPFSPDLLKRARTREILHRMINNLKWIYQQRRDYHMALRTQQLLLLIDPDRPEEIRDRGLIQFRLALIAESVADLERYLLLAPQAPDAPQIEKRLRELRRLMPRMN; from the coding sequence ATGGGCGGGATGGAGGACCCGAAGGAGACGCGCAAGGCGTTCGCCGCCCTGTTGTCGCTCCCTGACGACGCGATCGATCTGGGGCACGCCGCACTCCTGATCGCGCGGGAAGAGTATCCCGACCTCGACGTCGGAGGCTACCTCGCGCGGCTGGACGGGATGGCCGAGGAGATCGCGCGCCGCATGCGGGGCCGGGAGGGGGCCACCAGCCTGATCGCCCACCTGAACCGTCTGCTGTTCGAGGAGATGGGATTCCGCGGCAACAGGGAGGAATACTACGACCCCCGCAACTCGTTTCTCAACGACGTCCTGGATCGCCGGATCGGCATCCCGATCACCCTCTCCACCGTGTATATCGAGGTGGGCCGCCGGATCGGCGGCCGGCTCGAAGGTGTTGCCTTCCCGGGTCATTTCATGGTGCGGCTCATCGGCCGGGACGCGATGCCGGACGTCCTGATCGATCCGTTCAACCGCGGCCGCATCCTGACCGAGGCCGAGTGCAGGGCGCTCCTCCTCGAAATGTACGGCGGGCGGGTGCCGTTCAGCCCCGATCTCCTGAAGCGGGCGCGCACCCGGGAGATCCTGCACAGGATGATCAACAACCTCAAGTGGATCTACCAGCAGCGGCGCGACTACCACATGGCGCTGCGCACCCAGCAGCTCCTGCTCTTGATCGACCCGGACCGTCCGGAGGAGATCCGCGACCGGGGACTGATCCAGTTCCGGCTCGCCTTGATCGCGGAGTCGGTGGCCGATCTCGAACGCTATCTCCTCCTGGCGCCCCAGGCCCCCGACGCGCCGCAGATCGAAAAGCGGCTTCGTGAGCTGCGGCGCCTCATGCCGCGGATGAATTGA
- a CDS encoding helicase C-terminal domain-containing protein produces MGADVARLLDAGGPLARALPSFEPRPQQIRMAQEVAAALASGRHLLIEAGTGIGKSIAYLLPAILWATRQGPAPPEERRVVISTHTRALQEQLARKDLPLLQRALEASGVSFRYALLMGSENYLCVQRLEELRLTRGDLLDGRTGEIAEGLARHARSTVSGLRSEIPFAVPESLWARVRRDRDICLGARGPFWESCLYRGDLARAREADLLIVNHALFFLDLKTGGRILPAHAVVVLDEGHRVEESVVSQLGFSVSDRSVARLLEDLGCGDRRRTAARGDRGGRDAANALPSGIGKHLEEAAREFFEEVRTRAPGLQRDGAASGRAPDAATLLVRMREAGVFHDRLRAPLQEAESALEEKARLAGPAEEPVLAALGARARDLKERLTAFLEQRLPDSVYWIECEGRGRGASLHAAPIEVAHVLRPRLFEAGRLVVLTSATLAAAGSFAHVRRRLGVVGASEVVLGSPYDYEKQALLYLPASMPDPAAEPEEFALAVTEECRRLLRASGGGAFVLFTSYALLRRVHEALARDPALAGVALFRHEPGQASPILEQFRMTRKGALLGTMTFWQGVDVPGDALRLVIITRLPFEVPGHPLSEARAEAIRARGGDPFTEDALPEAILTFRQGFGRLIRSREDRGVVAVLDPRLRTRAYGDPFLESLPRCRRTESPEETEEFLRSLS; encoded by the coding sequence GTGGGGGCCGACGTCGCCCGCCTGCTCGACGCCGGAGGACCGCTGGCCCGGGCGCTGCCGTCCTTCGAGCCGCGTCCGCAGCAGATCCGCATGGCCCAGGAGGTGGCCGCGGCCCTCGCCTCCGGACGGCACCTCCTGATCGAGGCCGGAACCGGCATCGGCAAGTCGATCGCCTACCTGCTGCCCGCCATCCTGTGGGCCACCCGCCAGGGGCCGGCGCCGCCGGAGGAGCGCCGTGTGGTGATCTCCACGCACACGCGCGCTTTGCAGGAGCAACTGGCCCGCAAGGACCTGCCCCTTCTGCAACGCGCCCTGGAGGCCTCGGGAGTGAGCTTCCGGTACGCGCTGCTCATGGGCTCGGAGAACTACCTGTGCGTGCAGCGTCTCGAGGAGCTGCGGCTGACACGTGGCGACCTCCTGGACGGGCGCACCGGGGAGATCGCGGAGGGGCTCGCCCGCCACGCCCGCTCCACCGTGTCGGGTCTGCGCTCGGAGATCCCGTTCGCCGTTCCGGAGAGCCTCTGGGCCCGCGTGCGGCGCGACCGGGACATCTGCCTGGGAGCGCGCGGGCCGTTCTGGGAGAGCTGCCTCTACCGCGGCGACCTGGCGCGGGCGCGCGAGGCCGACCTCCTCATCGTCAATCACGCCCTGTTCTTCCTCGATCTCAAGACGGGGGGGCGCATCCTTCCGGCGCACGCCGTCGTCGTCCTGGACGAGGGACACCGCGTCGAGGAATCGGTCGTCTCCCAGCTCGGCTTCAGCGTGTCGGACCGCTCGGTCGCGCGGCTCCTCGAGGATCTCGGCTGCGGCGACCGCCGCCGCACGGCGGCGCGGGGAGATCGCGGAGGCCGGGACGCGGCGAACGCACTCCCCTCCGGCATCGGGAAGCACCTGGAGGAGGCCGCCCGCGAGTTCTTCGAGGAGGTGCGGACGCGCGCGCCCGGGCTGCAGCGCGACGGCGCAGCCTCGGGCCGCGCCCCCGACGCCGCGACGCTGCTCGTGAGGATGCGCGAGGCCGGTGTCTTCCACGACCGCCTGCGCGCGCCGCTCCAGGAGGCGGAGTCCGCTCTCGAGGAGAAGGCGCGCCTGGCGGGGCCCGCCGAGGAGCCGGTCCTGGCGGCGCTCGGCGCGCGGGCGCGCGATCTGAAGGAGCGCCTGACCGCCTTCCTCGAGCAGCGTCTCCCGGATTCGGTCTACTGGATCGAGTGCGAAGGACGCGGCCGCGGGGCCAGCCTGCACGCGGCACCGATCGAGGTGGCGCACGTGCTGAGACCGCGTCTGTTCGAGGCCGGGCGGCTGGTGGTCCTGACGTCCGCCACTCTGGCGGCGGCCGGGTCGTTCGCGCACGTGCGGAGACGCCTCGGCGTGGTCGGGGCCTCGGAGGTCGTCCTCGGATCACCGTACGACTACGAGAAGCAGGCGCTCCTGTACCTGCCCGCCTCGATGCCCGACCCGGCGGCCGAGCCGGAGGAGTTCGCCCTCGCCGTGACGGAGGAGTGCCGGCGGCTGCTTCGCGCCTCCGGCGGGGGCGCCTTCGTGCTGTTCACGTCCTACGCGCTGCTCCGGCGGGTGCACGAAGCGCTGGCGCGCGATCCCGCTCTCGCCGGTGTCGCGCTGTTCCGCCACGAGCCGGGACAGGCGTCGCCGATCCTGGAGCAGTTCCGCATGACCCGGAAGGGGGCGCTCCTGGGGACGATGACCTTCTGGCAGGGCGTGGATGTCCCTGGGGATGCCCTCAGGCTGGTGATCATCACCCGGCTGCCGTTCGAGGTGCCCGGTCACCCGCTTTCCGAGGCGCGGGCCGAGGCGATCCGCGCCCGCGGCGGCGATCCGTTCACGGAGGACGCCCTGCCGGAGGCGATCCTCACGTTCCGCCAGGGGTTCGGCCGCCTGATCAGAAGCCGCGAAGACCGCGGGGTCGTCGCGGTCCTCGATCCGCGCCTGAGGACGCGCGCCTACGGCGACCCGTTCCTCGAATCCCTGCCGCGCTGCCGGCGGACCGAATCGCCCGAGGAGACGGAGGAGTTCCTGAGATCCCTCAGTTGA